CCAATCAAGCTCGCGACGTGTGCACGCTGCATGCAGCAATGCCGCCACGTCGCCTTCACGTCGCCACGTCCCCGCCGAGCTCCCACGCATAAATATCGCCCCTCCATGTCTATCTATCGATCTCATCTCATACTCACACTCCTCAACGTGTTATAAGCTAGGGCAGCAGCCATGGGTGTCAAGGGTGGTGGTGTCGTGTGGTGTCTCCTCGTCGCCGGGCTCCTTCTCCTGGCCGTGGCCTCCGCGGCGGAGCGGGACACGGAGGAGGAGATCCGGTGGTGCAAGGAGGACTGCGAATGGAAGGCGGGGGAGGACACCGGGAAGGCCAGGGAGTGCAAGGAGCActgcgagcgccgccgccgccacggccacgaGCCGCAGGACGAAGACGGCGGCATCCCTGACCGCTGCAAGAGGGAGTGCGAGAGCCATGAGGACATGGATAGCAAGCTGCGGTGCACGCTGGAATGCTGGCGACAGCAAAAGCGGGAGGGCGACGACAGCTTCGACGAGGGCCGCAACGCCGACGGCAGGTGCGAGAGGATGTGCCAGCACTACCACGACCGGTGGGAGAAAAAGCAGTGCATGAAAGGCTGCAGATATGGCGAGTCCGGCCTCCTCGGCTCCGACGACGACGGCCACGAACACGGAGACCGCTGCCAAACACAGTGCAAGCGCTTCCGGCCCGGGTCATACGACAGGCAACAGTGCACCGAAAAGTGCCAGTGCCAGGagaaggaggacgaggaggcgatgAACCACCATggcggtggtggccatggccaCGGAGACCGCTGCCAAACACAGTGCAAGCGCTTCCGGCCGGGTTCATACGATAGGTGGCAGTGCACTGAGAGGTGCCAGAGCCATCAGCAGGACGACGAGGAGGCGATGAACCACcacggcggcggtggccatggccaCGGCGACCGCTGCCAGGCACAGTGCAAGCGCTTCCCGCGCGGGTCGTACGACAGATGGCAGTGCACGGAGAGGTGCCAGAGCCATCAGCAGGACGACGAGGAGGTGATGAAccaccacggcggcggcggccacggccacggcggcaGCAGCTGCGAGCAGAAATGCCAGCAGCGATACCGCCACGAGTACGAGAAGGAGCAGTGCGTGCGAGACTGCaaaagcggcggtggcggcggccccgGCGGGCGTGGCCGCGAGGGCGACGAGCGCCGGCACGACACGGCGATGGTGGTCGAAGCCATCCTCGAGGAGGTGTAACCGCTGGATGGAAGTAGCCAGCTCTTTCCAGGATCCTCGACCTCTTTACCGGTCCTGCATCTTGCTATGCGTACGTGGTAGGTGCATGTGTGACCTAGAATAAATCGCGGTAACTAGAAGTGGTTCTCCAGCCTTGGAGAGAGCCGATGTACGAGGAATCAATCTGGAAAGTTATGTGCTATATATAACGACACTATGAAAACTAAGATGATGAGAGATAAATAAAATACGCAACGTCTCGAAATTAAGCCCCCAAATATCTGAATCTATAAAGGAGAACTTACCTGAGTGAATTTTTCTCAACTCAAGATATATGTAGCCATGTGGTTGAATTTTTCTTTCACAATCACTTAAGAATACATTTTCCTCCCAAGTATTATAAACTGGACTCATGTGTACGTACGATCAATTCTCTGGGTTTCATGGTAC
Above is a window of Triticum aestivum cultivar Chinese Spring chromosome 6B, IWGSC CS RefSeq v2.1, whole genome shotgun sequence DNA encoding:
- the LOC123135204 gene encoding antimicrobial peptides, which codes for MGVKGGGVVWCLLVAGLLLLAVASAAERDTEEEIRWCKEDCEWKAGEDTGKARECKEHCERRRRHGHEPQDEDGGIPDRCKRECESHEDMDSKLRCTLECWRQQKREGDDSFDEGRNADGRCERMCQHYHDRWEKKQCMKGCRYGESGLLGSDDDGHEHGDRCQTQCKRFRPGSYDRQQCTEKCQCQEKEDEEAMNHHGGGGHGHGDRCQTQCKRFRPGSYDRWQCTERCQSHQQDDEEAMNHHGGGGHGHGDRCQAQCKRFPRGSYDRWQCTERCQSHQQDDEEVMNHHGGGGHGHGGSSCEQKCQQRYRHEYEKEQCVRDCKSGGGGGPGGRGREGDERRHDTAMVVEAILEEV